The following coding sequences are from one Deinococcus aerophilus window:
- a CDS encoding cytochrome c biogenesis CcdA family protein — MTLPAGSPTLTVAFLAGLISFLSPCVLPLVPSYLGVIGGARAPLLRALGFIAGFGLVFIALGATASTLGALLSPYKYLLGQIAAGLIIFFGLVMLGVIRLPFLMRDTRALADAGGYGPVALGAAFAFGWSPCLGPALGSILGLAASTSSLGAGVTLLAAYTLGLAVPFLLAALLWHRLNLRRLNRYAGIFEKVGGAVLVLVGALMLTGQFTRLATFFYEVMPAWLRV, encoded by the coding sequence ATGACCCTGCCCGCTGGCTCTCCGACGCTGACCGTCGCGTTTCTGGCGGGGCTGATCTCCTTTCTCAGTCCCTGCGTGCTGCCACTGGTCCCCAGTTATCTGGGCGTGATCGGCGGGGCGCGCGCGCCGTTGCTGCGGGCGCTCGGTTTTATTGCGGGCTTTGGCCTGGTCTTTATCGCACTGGGAGCCACCGCCAGCACGCTAGGGGCGCTGCTCTCCCCGTACAAGTACCTGCTGGGCCAGATCGCGGCGGGGCTGATCATCTTTTTCGGGCTGGTCATGCTCGGCGTGATTCGTCTGCCCTTCCTGATGCGCGACACCCGCGCCCTGGCCGATGCGGGCGGTTACGGCCCGGTCGCGCTGGGAGCGGCTTTTGCCTTCGGCTGGAGTCCGTGCCTGGGACCGGCGCTGGGCAGCATCCTGGGGCTGGCCGCAAGCACCTCCAGCCTGGGCGCGGGCGTGACCCTGCTCGCCGCCTACACGCTGGGGCTGGCCGTGCCGTTCCTGCTCGCCGCCCTGCTGTGGCACCGCCTGAACCTGCGCCGCCTCAACCGGTACGCCGGCATCTTCGAGAAGGTGGGTGGAGCCGTGCTCGTGCTCGTTGGCGCGCTGATGCTGACCGGGCAGTTCACGCGGCTGGCAACCTTCTTCTATGAGGTGATGCCCGCGTGGCTGAGGGTGTAG
- a CDS encoding penicillin-binding protein has translation MTRRHAPLLTLLLALGTLPALGQAEARVRLGAALPAHPWTSDPVAEGREVVVVYSHDCGDLGDLWAAVLDSGLPVRAVNAEGVPSPAPAGLNVWRGDDATAFARALKVSAYPTVLLVQEGRILNAWEGDFTGELE, from the coding sequence ATGACCCGCCGACATGCCCCGCTGCTGACGCTGCTGCTCGCCCTGGGCACCCTGCCTGCCCTGGGGCAGGCCGAGGCCCGCGTGCGCCTGGGCGCGGCGCTGCCCGCCCATCCCTGGACCAGCGATCCGGTCGCGGAGGGGCGCGAGGTCGTGGTGGTGTACAGCCACGACTGCGGCGATCTGGGTGACCTGTGGGCCGCCGTGCTGGACAGTGGCCTGCCCGTTCGCGCCGTGAATGCCGAGGGCGTGCCCTCCCCCGCCCCGGCGGGCCTGAACGTATGGCGCGGCGATGACGCCACCGCCTTCGCCCGCGCCCTGAAGGTAAGCGCCTATCCCACCGTGCTGCTGGTGCAGGAGGGACGCATCCTGAATGCCTGGGAAGGCGACTTCACGGGAGAGCTGGAATAG
- a CDS encoding transglycosylase domain-containing protein yields MVLRFLKFLSSFVIAALLAGAGVAATYGLKWWRELPDYRQLDSLTRTLGAETKVFARDNTPLGSLIPKVGEQAISRTLVNLSEISPFMVASLISNEDRRFFEHYGIDPYGLGRQVQRLAAGESVQGGSTLTNQLIKNTLLLQEYQQARTPDRKIKEWLLSVQVERSFTKAEILQDYLNTIYWGDGGPVELYGIHSAAQAYFRTTPKNLTLAQSAYLTVLVPSAGRYFNYKEMRPLMKVLLARMVEDKWITQAQSDAAWKENLQPRGWKVLYNAQGDITSAKLVDRTQKELKAVTFNRAPHFMGQVEQELVRRFGREKVYGSGGLRVYTTLDPKVQNAVETASREATGLPPGATLGATIIDPYSGEVLGMIGQKLKGNEPPADWNNAAQGQRQIGSTIKPLLYTTALSTGLTQDHREDDKPIQFPCPSCKDGVYAPQNFESQTSYRSMTIREALDRSLNLVTVRLADRIGLQTFFGKLRELGVPPNDGTGLAAALGAVETTPVKMAAAYAPFVNGGQYREQRYITRVTNARGEVLYDVTMSPVKATPVWTPQIAWMGLDMIRGVVNDLTARQGGLAWPAKFGDWPVGGKTGTSNGPKDFWFVGTTPMYTGAVWVGKQQGGLMPQNYYSGLVNAPIWRRMMELAHQGLSVRTFSEPPGIVYTAAPDPGYLPGVQLAGLDPNYSGAANTAVQADAPPPVQYNEARYAGVSNDPKTILISLDRTTNRLATEFTPPENIVQRRVYVEQLPAYAPDENPTPLTDEKPDPAAVKAAGNQGGAPQVGEVPAPAKPAPSSP; encoded by the coding sequence ATTGTTCTGCGCTTTCTTAAATTTCTGTCCTCCTTCGTGATTGCTGCGCTGCTCGCCGGCGCGGGGGTCGCCGCCACCTACGGCCTGAAGTGGTGGCGCGAGCTGCCGGACTACCGCCAGCTCGACAGCCTGACCCGCACGCTGGGCGCGGAAACCAAGGTGTTTGCCCGCGACAACACGCCGCTGGGCAGCCTGATTCCCAAGGTGGGCGAGCAGGCCATCAGCCGCACGCTGGTCAACCTGTCCGAGATCAGTCCTTTCATGGTCGCCTCGCTGATCAGCAACGAGGACCGGCGTTTTTTCGAGCACTACGGCATTGACCCCTACGGCCTGGGGCGGCAGGTTCAGCGCCTGGCCGCCGGCGAGAGCGTGCAGGGCGGCAGCACCCTGACCAACCAGCTGATCAAGAACACCCTGCTGTTGCAGGAATACCAGCAGGCCCGTACCCCCGACCGTAAGATCAAGGAGTGGCTGCTGAGCGTGCAGGTCGAGCGCAGCTTTACCAAGGCGGAAATCCTTCAGGACTACCTGAACACCATCTACTGGGGCGACGGCGGCCCGGTCGAGCTGTACGGCATCCACTCGGCGGCCCAGGCCTACTTCCGCACCACGCCCAAGAACCTGACCCTGGCCCAGAGTGCCTACCTCACGGTGCTTGTGCCCAGCGCGGGGCGCTACTTCAACTACAAGGAGATGCGGCCCCTGATGAAGGTGCTGCTTGCGCGCATGGTCGAGGACAAATGGATCACCCAGGCGCAGTCGGACGCGGCGTGGAAGGAGAACCTGCAGCCGCGCGGCTGGAAGGTGCTGTACAACGCGCAGGGAGACATCACCAGCGCCAAACTCGTGGACCGCACCCAGAAGGAACTAAAGGCCGTGACCTTCAACCGCGCGCCGCATTTCATGGGTCAGGTGGAGCAGGAACTCGTGCGCCGCTTTGGGCGGGAAAAGGTGTACGGCTCGGGTGGACTGCGGGTCTACACCACCCTGGATCCCAAGGTTCAAAACGCCGTGGAGACGGCGAGCCGCGAGGCCACCGGCCTGCCGCCCGGCGCGACCCTGGGGGCCACCATCATCGACCCCTACAGCGGCGAGGTGCTCGGCATGATCGGGCAGAAGCTCAAGGGCAACGAACCGCCCGCCGACTGGAACAACGCCGCGCAGGGCCAGCGGCAGATCGGTTCCACCATCAAGCCGCTGCTGTACACCACCGCGCTGTCCACTGGCCTGACCCAGGACCACCGCGAGGACGACAAGCCCATCCAGTTTCCCTGCCCCAGCTGCAAAGACGGCGTGTATGCGCCGCAGAACTTCGAGAGCCAGACGAGCTACCGCAGCATGACCATCCGCGAGGCCCTGGACCGCTCACTGAACCTCGTGACCGTGCGCCTCGCCGACCGCATCGGGCTGCAGACCTTCTTCGGCAAGCTGCGTGAACTGGGCGTGCCGCCCAACGACGGCACCGGGCTGGCGGCGGCGCTGGGCGCAGTGGAAACCACCCCGGTCAAGATGGCGGCGGCCTATGCCCCCTTCGTGAACGGCGGGCAGTACCGGGAACAGCGCTACATCACGCGGGTCACCAATGCGCGCGGCGAGGTGCTGTACGACGTGACCATGAGCCCGGTGAAGGCCACTCCTGTATGGACACCGCAGATCGCGTGGATGGGCCTGGACATGATCCGGGGTGTGGTGAACGACCTGACGGCCCGGCAGGGCGGCCTGGCATGGCCCGCCAAGTTCGGTGACTGGCCGGTGGGGGGCAAGACCGGAACGTCCAACGGTCCCAAGGATTTCTGGTTTGTGGGCACCACACCCATGTACACCGGGGCCGTGTGGGTGGGCAAACAGCAGGGCGGCCTGATGCCCCAAAACTACTACTCCGGCCTGGTCAACGCCCCCATCTGGCGGCGCATGATGGAACTCGCCCACCAGGGCCTGAGCGTCCGGACCTTCAGCGAACCCCCCGGTATCGTGTACACCGCCGCGCCGGATCCGGGCTACCTGCCCGGCGTGCAGCTCGCCGGCCTGGACCCCAACTACAGCGGCGCGGCCAACACCGCCGTGCAGGCCGACGCTCCGCCCCCGGTGCAGTACAACGAGGCGCGGTACGCGGGGGTGTCCAACGATCCCAAGACCATCCTGATCAGTCTGGACCGCACGACCAACCGCTTGGCCACCGAGTTCACGCCGCCGGAAAACATCGTTCAGCGCCGGGTATACGTTGAGCAGCTGCCCGCCTACGCCCCCGACGAGAACCCCACCCCCCTCACCGATGAGAAGCCCGATCCTGCCGCTGTGAAGGCCGCCGGGAACCAGGGGGGAGCGCCGCAGGTGGGTGAAGTCCCAGCGCCCGCCAAACCGGCACCGTCCAGCCCCTAG
- a CDS encoding response regulator, translating to MAGMSYTILVADDEPAIRTMLEVILSADGHRVVAAADGKAALEYLRDHTPDAMLLDVQMPHMDGFEICSRVKRIKRLRDTPVLLLTGFDDDHTRDQAKLVGADDIVYKPLSGKNLRGRVNQLVEARRR from the coding sequence ATGGCGGGCATGTCGTATACCATCCTCGTCGCCGACGATGAACCGGCCATCCGGACCATGCTGGAAGTCATTCTGTCGGCAGACGGACACCGGGTGGTTGCCGCCGCTGACGGCAAGGCGGCGCTGGAGTACCTGCGAGACCACACCCCGGACGCCATGCTGCTCGACGTTCAGATGCCGCACATGGACGGCTTCGAGATCTGTTCACGGGTCAAACGCATCAAGCGGCTGCGCGATACTCCGGTGCTGCTTCTGACCGGCTTCGACGACGACCACACCCGCGATCAGGCCAAGCTGGTGGGTGCCGACGACATTGTCTACAAACCGCTGTCCGGCAAGAACCTGCGCGGACGCGTCAACCAGCTGGTCGAGGCCCGCCGGCGTTGA
- the mnmA gene encoding tRNA 2-thiouridine(34) synthase MnmA encodes MTMRAEGTGERVLCAMSGGVDSSVTAALLKDAGYSVVGAMMRFWPDDKRTDTFDSCCSPDAAYEARRVAEQVGVPFYLLDYREQFQRHIVGPFLEEYAQGRTPNPCVNCNTKVKFDELVKKAKMLGCRYVATGHYVKRVDNGPEVEFHRGDDPRKDQTYFLWGTPRDALPYILFPVGELEKPRVREIAEERGLLTARKPESQNICFVPGKVQDFVAEHLPQATGWIREIASGEVVGEHLGTQFYTLGQKKGLGLYHSHRVRHVVHLDPASNTVWVGDYEDCLWSGLRASGANYLCDLADLPRELDVQVRYRTRPVRAHVVHADEHGFELRFAEPQFAVAPGQSAVLYDGPRLLGGGLINDHARDLPAIPTVAFAARPVPG; translated from the coding sequence ATGACGATGCGGGCAGAGGGAACAGGAGAGCGGGTGCTGTGCGCCATGTCGGGCGGTGTGGACAGCAGCGTAACGGCGGCGCTGCTCAAGGACGCGGGCTACAGCGTGGTGGGCGCGATGATGCGCTTCTGGCCGGACGACAAGCGCACCGATACCTTCGACAGCTGCTGCTCGCCCGACGCTGCGTACGAGGCCCGGCGGGTGGCCGAACAGGTGGGGGTGCCGTTTTACCTGCTGGATTACCGCGAGCAGTTTCAGCGGCACATCGTGGGCCCCTTTCTCGAGGAATACGCCCAGGGCCGCACCCCCAACCCCTGCGTGAACTGCAACACCAAGGTCAAGTTTGACGAACTGGTGAAGAAGGCCAAGATGCTGGGCTGCCGGTACGTGGCGACCGGGCACTACGTCAAGCGGGTGGACAACGGCCCCGAGGTGGAGTTTCACCGCGGCGACGATCCCCGCAAGGACCAGACCTACTTTCTGTGGGGCACGCCCAGGGACGCCCTGCCGTACATCCTGTTTCCGGTGGGTGAGCTGGAAAAGCCGCGCGTGCGTGAGATTGCCGAGGAGCGCGGCCTGCTGACCGCCCGCAAGCCCGAGAGCCAGAACATCTGTTTCGTGCCGGGCAAGGTGCAGGACTTCGTGGCCGAGCATCTGCCGCAGGCCACCGGCTGGATCCGTGAGATCGCCAGCGGCGAGGTGGTCGGCGAACACCTGGGCACGCAGTTCTACACGCTGGGCCAGAAGAAGGGCCTCGGCCTGTACCACTCGCACCGGGTCCGGCACGTTGTTCATCTGGACCCGGCCAGCAACACGGTCTGGGTGGGCGATTATGAGGACTGTCTGTGGAGTGGTCTGCGGGCTTCGGGGGCCAATTATCTGTGTGACCTTGCCGACCTGCCGCGCGAGCTGGACGTGCAGGTGCGCTACCGCACCCGGCCGGTGCGTGCCCACGTGGTTCACGCCGATGAACACGGTTTCGAGCTGCGCTTTGCCGAGCCGCAGTTTGCCGTGGCGCCCGGCCAGAGCGCGGTGCTGTACGACGGCCCACGCCTGCTGGGCGGCGGCCTGATCAACGACCATGCGCGTGACCTGCCGGCCATCCCCACAGTGGCTTTTGCCGCTCGCCCCGTTCCGGGCTGA
- a CDS encoding NAD(P)-dependent oxidoreductase, with translation MRVLLPDLPEFHALTRSDEHGVPGADFAFYSADHVPAGEAQGAVLWLARGETREKLLQTPGLQWVLTLTAGIDHVQPHLPEGVALYNASRLHDRAVAVHVVAGMLAAMRGLHRFRDAQHEGRWASSRLPSESGLHTLDGQRVVLWGYGHIGHIVEDLLAPFGAQVSGVRSKTPDTERDALLAGADWVVLLLPSTPQTRGIVNADVLGRLKPGAWLSNQGRGNLIVTGDLLAALNSGQLGGAVLDVTDPEPLPPEHPLWRQPNVLITPHIASTTTDLVQRGAGLTRDFLLTLQQGQEPQGRVTTGQTY, from the coding sequence CGAATTCCACGCCCTCACCCGCTCCGACGAACACGGGGTGCCGGGCGCGGACTTCGCGTTCTACTCGGCCGACCACGTGCCCGCCGGGGAAGCCCAGGGGGCAGTGCTGTGGCTCGCACGCGGCGAGACCCGCGAGAAACTGTTGCAGACGCCGGGATTGCAGTGGGTGCTGACCCTGACCGCCGGCATTGACCACGTGCAGCCGCATCTGCCGGAGGGCGTGGCGCTGTACAACGCCAGCCGCCTGCACGACCGCGCCGTGGCCGTTCATGTGGTGGCGGGGATGCTCGCGGCCATGCGCGGCCTGCACCGCTTCCGGGATGCCCAGCACGAAGGCCGCTGGGCGTCCTCGCGGCTGCCCTCGGAATCGGGCCTGCACACCCTGGACGGCCAGCGGGTCGTTCTGTGGGGTTACGGCCACATTGGGCACATCGTCGAGGACCTGCTCGCTCCCTTTGGGGCGCAGGTCAGCGGCGTGCGCAGCAAGACACCCGACACGGAGCGTGACGCCCTGCTTGCCGGGGCCGACTGGGTGGTTCTGCTGCTGCCCAGCACCCCCCAGACGCGCGGCATCGTGAACGCGGACGTGCTGGGCCGCTTAAAACCGGGCGCGTGGCTGAGCAACCAGGGACGCGGCAACCTGATCGTGACGGGCGACCTGCTCGCCGCACTGAACTCGGGGCAACTGGGCGGCGCGGTGCTGGACGTCACCGACCCCGAACCCCTGCCGCCGGAGCATCCGTTGTGGCGGCAGCCCAACGTGCTGATCACACCGCACATCGCGAGCACCACCACCGATCTGGTGCAGCGGGGTGCGGGCCTCACACGCGACTTCCTGCTGACCCTGCAGCAGGGTCAGGAACCGCAGGGCCGCGTGACAACCGGCCAGACGTACTGA